A part of Candidatus Babeliaceae bacterium genomic DNA contains:
- a CDS encoding TlyA family RNA methyltransferase, translating into MTQKKRLDAALQEQYPQYSRTQLNSWIVQGKVTVDGKPMTKAGVAVKPTAEIILTHEEPRYVCRAGFKLEKALEYFNIDVNGLVILDAGLSTGGFSDCLLQKGAARVYGVDVGHGQVHEKIRQHPNVIVMEKTNLRHLESLPEQVDLATLDLSFISLLKVIPVVKQLLKPNGQLITLIKPQFEAEKHEVGRKGIITDPLLHKKIVDKVIAGIIEAGFTFHGVIESPIKGTQGNTEFLAYFTRA; encoded by the coding sequence ATGACACAAAAAAAACGGCTCGATGCAGCATTACAAGAACAATATCCTCAATATAGCAGAACCCAGCTGAATAGCTGGATCGTTCAAGGCAAGGTTACCGTAGATGGCAAGCCGATGACCAAAGCGGGCGTCGCCGTAAAACCCACGGCAGAGATTATTCTCACGCATGAAGAACCACGTTATGTCTGCAGAGCAGGATTCAAATTAGAAAAAGCTCTCGAGTATTTTAACATCGATGTTAACGGACTGGTTATACTTGATGCAGGGCTTTCCACTGGGGGGTTCAGCGATTGCTTATTACAAAAAGGAGCGGCAAGGGTATATGGGGTTGATGTTGGGCATGGACAGGTGCATGAAAAAATTCGCCAGCACCCCAACGTTATTGTCATGGAAAAAACTAATTTACGACATCTTGAATCACTGCCAGAACAAGTTGATCTCGCAACGCTTGACTTGTCATTTATATCTCTCTTAAAAGTTATACCTGTCGTCAAACAATTGCTCAAACCGAATGGTCAACTCATTACGCTCATAAAACCCCAATTTGAAGCTGAAAAGCATGAAGTTGGGCGCAAAGGGATTATCACTGATCCGCTGCTACATAAAAAAATTGTCGATAAAGTAATCGCCGGAATTATTGAAGCGGGATTTACTTTTCATGGGGTTATAGAATCCCCCATCAAAGGCACGCAGGGTAATACAGAATTTTTAGCTTATTTTACCCGCGCATAA